A genomic window from Struthio camelus isolate bStrCam1 chromosome 2, bStrCam1.hap1, whole genome shotgun sequence includes:
- the RECK gene encoding reversion-inducing cysteine-rich protein with Kazal motifs isoform X3, giving the protein MCRDVCEQILSSKSDSRLKHLLQRAPEYCPESMGEVWGCINSSLPGVLKKSDGWVGLGCCELAIAVECRQACKQASSKNDVLKVCRKEYENALFSCINRNEMGSVCCSYAGHHTNCREYCQAIFRTDSSPGPSQIKAVENYCASISPQLIHCVNNYTQSYPMRNPTDSLYCCDRAEDYACQTACKRILMSMKTELEIVDGLIEGCKTMPLPQDPLWQCFLESSRSVHPGVTVHPPPSTGLDGAKLHCCSKANSSTCRELCTKLYSTSWGNSQSWQEFDRFCEYNAVEVSMLTCLADVREPCQLGCRNLTYCTNFNNRPTELFRSCNTQSDQGAMNDMKLWEKGSIKMPFINIPVLDIKKCQPEMWKAIACSLQIKPCHSKSRGSIICKSDCVEILKKCGDHNKFPEGHTAESICELLSPTDDLENCIPLDTYLSPSSLGSIVEDVTHPCNPNPCAANQLCEVNRKGCQSGELCLPYLCVPGCKLGEASDFIVRQGTLIQVPSSAGDVGCYKICTCGHSGLLENCMEMHCVDLQKSCIVGGQRKSHGTSFSIDCNVCSCFAGNLICSTRQCLNEHSSEDERRKFTGLPCNCVDQFVPVCGQNGRTYPSACIARCVGLQDNQFEFGSCISKDPCNPNPCNKNQRCIPKKQVCLTSFGKFECSQHECVPRQLSCDQTRDPVCDTDNVEYSNLCTLYQKGKNLSYRGPCQPFCKSVEPVCGHNGETYSSVCAAYSDRVAVDYYGHCQAVGVLSDYGFHTECAFVKCPLVSATGCKPVIAPGACCPLCAGMLRILYDKDKLDTFARVTNKKPITVLDILEKIRLHVSVPQCDVFGYLSIESEIVILIIPVDQNPKPLQIEACNKEAEKIESLINSDSPTLASHVPLSALIASQVQVSFSISSPSLKVEPVLHFLIISLLFTLSTLIYYT; this is encoded by the exons aatgctCTCTTTAGTTGTATTAACAGAAATGAAA TGGGATCGGTTTGTTGCAGTTACGCAGGTCATCATACAAACTGTCGGGAATATTGTCAAGCAATTTTTCGAACAGACTCTTCTCCTGGTCCTTCACAAATTAAAGCAGTTGAAAACTACTGTGCATCTATTAGCCCTCAGCTAATACACTGTGTGAACAACTATACACAGTCATATCCGATGAGAAACCCTACAGATA gtttgtaTTGCTGTGATAGAGCAGAGGACTACGCATGTCAGACTGCTTGTAAAAGAATTCTAATGTCAATGAAAACAGAGCTTGAAATTGTTGACGGGCTCATAGAAGGCTGTAAAACGATGCCTCTTCCTCAGGATCCACTTTGGCAATGTTTTCTTGAGAGTTCAAGATCTGTTCACCCAGGAGTCACTGTGCACCCTCCACCTTCAACAGGCCTTGATGGGGCTAAGCTCCATTGCTGTTCTAAAGCAAATTCTTCCACGTGTAG agagctcTGCACTAAGCTTTATAGCACGAGCTGGGGCAATTCACAGAGTTGGCAAGAATTTGATCGCTTTTGTGAGTATAACGCAGTTGAAGTTTCCATGTTGACCTGTTTAGCAGATGTACGAGAACCTTGTCAGCTGGGCTGTAGAAATCTTACTTACTGCACTAATTTTAATAACAG accAACTGAGCTTTTCAGGAGCTGTAATACTCAATCAGACCAGGGAGCTATGAATGACATGAAACTGTGGGAAAAAGGGAGTATTAAGATGCCGTTTATAAATATTCCTGTTCTTGATATTAAAAAATGTCAACCAGAAATGTGGAAGGCAATTGCCTGTTCATTGCAGATTAAACCTTGCCACAGCAAATCTAGAGGAAGTATTATCTGCAA ATCAGATTGTGTAGAAATACTCAAGAAATGTGGAGATCATAATAAATTTCCTGAAGGCCACACAGCTGAAAGTATTTGTGAGCTCTTATCTCCAACAGATGATTTGGAGAACTGCATCCCTTTGGATACATACCTGA gcCCAAGTTCTTTAGGTAGCATTGTAGAAGATGTTACACATCCATGTAATCCAAATCCATGTGCAGCTAACCAGTTATGTGAAGTCAATAGAAAAGGATGTCAGTCTGGAGAACTGTGTCTTCCATATTTGTGTGTTCCAG GTTGCAAATTGGGGGAAGCCTCAGATTTTATTGTCCGTCAAGGTACGCTTATTCAGGTTCCGTCATCAGCTGGTGATGTTGGTTGTTACAAGATTTGTACCTGTGGACACAGTGGGTTGCTAGAAAACTGCATGGAAATGCATTGTGTTGACCTCCAAAAGTCATGCATTGTTGGAGGACAAAGAAAAA GCCATGGAACATCCTTTAGTATAGATTGTAACGTCTGTTCTTGTTTTGCTGGGAACTTGATATGTTCTACACGGCAGTGCCTGAATGAGCATAGTTCAGAAGATGAACGTCGGAAGTTTACAG GTTTGCCATGTAACTGTGTAGATCAATTTGTGCCAGTGTGTGGACAGAATGGGCGCACTTACCCAAGCGCCTGCATAGCTCGATGTGTTGGGCTCCAGGACAATCAATTTGAATTTGGATCGTGTATCTCCAAGGACCCTTGTAACCCCAACCCTTGTAATAAAAATCAGAG GTGCATACCAAAGAAACAAGTTTGCTTGACTAGTTTTGGAAAGTTTGAATGTAGCCAGCATGAATGTGTGCCAAGGCAATTAAGTTGTGACCAGACACGGGATCCTGTTTGTGACACAGACAATGTGGAATACAGTAACTTGTGTACTTtgtaccaaaaaggaaaaaatttatcATACCGAGGACCATGCCAG CCATTTTGCAAATCAGTAGAACCTGTATGTGGGCACAACGGGGAAACCTACAGCAGCGTGTGCGCTGCCTATTCCGACCGCGTGGCTGTCGACTACTACGGACACTGTCAGGCCGTAGGCGTTCTCTCGGACTATGGCTTTCATACAGAGTGTGCTTTTGTTAAATGTCCCCTGGTTTCTGCAACTGGCTGCAAACCGGTTATTGCACCAG GTGCCTGCTGCCCACTGTGTGCTGGAATGCTGAGGATCTTATATGACAAAGACAAGCTGGATACTTTTGCACGG gtAACAAATAAAAAGCCAATAACTGTACTTGACATACTTGAAAAAATCCGCCTGCATGTTTCAGTGCCACAGTGTGATGTGTTTGGATACTTAAGTATAGAATCTGAAATTGTGATTCTCATCATTCCTGTGGATCAGAACCCCAAACCATTGCAG ATTGAGGCCTGCAATAAAGAAGCGGAAAAGATAGAGTCACTGATAAATTCGGACAGTCCAACACTAGCATCTCACGTGCCACTGTCAGCTCTAATCGCATCTCAAGTACAAGTTTCAttcagcatttcttctccttctcttaaAGTGGAGCCTGTCCTGCACTTCCTGATCATAAGCCTTTTATTCACCTTGTCAACATTAATATATTATACATAA